In Streptomyces longhuiensis, the following proteins share a genomic window:
- the dhaK gene encoding dihydroxyacetone kinase subunit DhaK has translation MKMLINVAETVVTDALRGMAAAHPELVVDVENRVIARRDAPVEGKVALVSGGGSGHEPLHGGFVGHGMLSAACPGEVFTSPVPDQMVRAAAAVDSGAGVLFVVKNYTGDVLNFDMAAELAEDEGIQVAKVLVNDDVAVTDSLYTAGRRGTGATLFVEKIAGAAAEEGQPLERVEAIARQVNANTRSFGVALSACATPAKGSPTFDLPPGELELGVGIHGEPGRERRAMMTSGEIADFSVDAVLEDLQPTGPVLVLVNGMGATPLLELYGFNAEVQRVLTERGVAAARTLVGNYVTSLDMAGASVTLCQVDEELLRLWDAPVSTAGLRWGM, from the coding sequence ATGAAGATGCTCATCAACGTGGCCGAGACCGTGGTCACCGACGCGTTGCGGGGAATGGCCGCGGCCCATCCGGAACTGGTCGTCGATGTCGAGAACCGGGTGATCGCGCGCCGGGACGCCCCCGTCGAGGGGAAGGTCGCGCTCGTCTCCGGCGGCGGGTCGGGGCACGAGCCGCTGCACGGGGGCTTCGTGGGGCACGGGATGCTGTCGGCGGCCTGTCCGGGCGAGGTGTTCACCTCGCCCGTGCCCGACCAGATGGTGCGGGCCGCGGCCGCCGTGGACAGCGGCGCCGGGGTGCTCTTCGTGGTGAAGAACTACACGGGAGACGTGCTCAACTTCGACATGGCCGCGGAACTCGCCGAGGACGAGGGGATCCAGGTCGCCAAGGTCCTCGTCAACGACGACGTGGCCGTCACCGACAGCCTGTACACCGCGGGCCGGCGCGGCACGGGCGCGACCTTGTTCGTCGAGAAGATCGCGGGCGCGGCGGCCGAGGAGGGGCAGCCGCTGGAGCGCGTGGAGGCGATCGCCCGTCAGGTCAACGCGAACACGCGGAGCTTCGGTGTGGCCCTGAGCGCGTGCGCCACGCCCGCCAAGGGCAGCCCGACCTTCGATCTGCCGCCCGGCGAACTGGAGTTGGGCGTCGGTATCCACGGTGAGCCGGGGCGCGAGCGGCGCGCCATGATGACCTCCGGCGAGATCGCCGACTTCTCCGTGGACGCCGTCCTCGAAGACCTTCAGCCGACCGGCCCGGTACTCGTCCTCGTCAACGGCATGGGCGCGACCCCGCTGCTGGAGCTCTACGGGTTCAACGCCGAGGTCCAGCGCGTGCTCACCGAGCGCGGCGTGGCGGCGGCACGCACCCTCGTCGGGAACTACGTCACCTCGCTCGACATGGCCGGCGCCTCCGTCACCCTGTGCCAGGTCGACGAGGAGCTACTGCGCCTGTGGGACGCGCCCGTCAGCACGGCGGGCCTGCGCTGGGGCATGTGA
- the dhaL gene encoding dihydroxyacetone kinase subunit DhaL, protein MLDADFFRRWLTAATAAVDREAARLTELDSPIGDADHGSNLQRGFVAVSAVLEKEAPATPGGVLTLAGRQLISTVGGASGPLYGTLLRRTGKALGDAPEVSEAELAAALRTGVDAVMTLGGAAPGDKTMIDALVPAVDALGTSFDAAATAAEQGALATTPMQARKGRASYLGERSIGHQDPGATSSALLIGALAEAARDE, encoded by the coding sequence GTGCTCGACGCCGATTTCTTCCGACGCTGGCTGACCGCCGCCACCGCGGCCGTCGACCGGGAGGCGGCCCGGCTCACCGAACTCGACTCGCCGATCGGTGACGCCGACCACGGCAGCAATCTGCAGCGCGGCTTCGTCGCCGTGAGCGCTGTCCTGGAGAAGGAGGCACCGGCCACCCCCGGCGGTGTCCTCACCCTCGCCGGGCGCCAGCTGATCTCGACCGTGGGCGGCGCGTCGGGCCCGCTGTACGGGACGCTCCTGCGCCGTACGGGCAAGGCGCTCGGGGACGCCCCCGAGGTCAGCGAGGCGGAACTCGCCGCGGCGCTGCGGACCGGGGTGGACGCGGTCATGACGCTGGGCGGTGCCGCGCCGGGCGACAAGACCATGATCGACGCGCTGGTGCCCGCGGTCGACGCGCTCGGCACCTCGTTCGACGCGGCCGCCACCGCCGCCGAGCAGGGCGCGCTCGCCACGACGCCGATGCAGGCGCGCAAGGGGCGGGCGAGCTATCTGGGCGAGCGCAGCATCGGGCATCAGGACCCGGGCGCCACGTCGTCGGCGCTGCTGATCGGGGCGCTGGCCGAGGCGGCCCGCGATGAGTGA
- a CDS encoding PTS-dependent dihydroxyacetone kinase phosphotransferase subunit DhaM, with protein sequence MSDPDSVGRGQEKVVGIVLVSHSRAVAESVAELATGLAGGGAVVPLAPAGGTEDGGLGTSAELICGAARSVDRGAGVAVLADLGSAVLTVKALLAEGDELPDGARLVDAPFVEGAVAAVVTASAGADLDAVEAAAVEAYTYRKV encoded by the coding sequence ATGAGTGATCCCGACAGCGTGGGCAGGGGGCAGGAGAAGGTCGTCGGGATCGTCCTCGTTTCGCACAGCCGCGCCGTCGCCGAGTCGGTGGCGGAGCTGGCGACGGGGCTCGCGGGCGGCGGCGCGGTCGTCCCCCTGGCACCGGCGGGCGGCACCGAGGACGGCGGGCTCGGCACCAGCGCCGAGTTGATCTGCGGTGCCGCGCGGTCGGTGGACCGGGGTGCGGGCGTCGCCGTACTCGCCGATCTGGGCAGCGCCGTGCTCACGGTGAAGGCGCTGCTCGCGGAGGGCGACGAGCTCCCGGACGGGGCGCGCCTGGTGGACGCCCCCTTCGTCGAGGGGGCCGTGGCCGCCGTCGTCACGGCATCGGCGGGGGCGGATCTTGACGCGGTCGAGGCGGCTGCCGTCGAGGCGTACACGTACCGGAAGGTGTGA
- a CDS encoding fibronectin type III domain-containing protein: protein MRRIPGRTPLAYTTCAAALLFATSCGLLDDDTRQGPALTAPAGVTAQAGSATSVHVMWSRPEGAAEVKGYTVYRGATKVKEVPGEQHMVDVVGLHPRSAYTFSVRAEDTDGTLGPLSAKVAVTTPAAVAEDRSAPTRPGALRGRADGGRAASLTWGASKDDKGVASYDIYQGASKIHSVGGGETHALITGLRPSTAYSFTVKARDAADNTSPAGPALRLTTAKGSAEGPGTAPTDFRATSRQAGGAYYIDLSWTPPRTGGTVPAYRIYLDGRQATTLVWGDAPPKGTARNSFYVGKEAGVRHRVRIRAQLPDGTWGAYSAERSVTTGS, encoded by the coding sequence GTGCGACGCATCCCCGGACGCACCCCGCTGGCGTACACGACCTGCGCCGCCGCGCTCCTGTTCGCCACCTCGTGCGGCCTGCTCGACGACGACACCCGGCAGGGCCCCGCCCTCACGGCCCCCGCCGGAGTCACGGCGCAGGCGGGCAGCGCCACCTCCGTCCACGTCATGTGGAGCCGCCCCGAGGGAGCAGCCGAGGTCAAGGGCTACACGGTGTACCGGGGCGCCACCAAGGTGAAGGAGGTGCCGGGCGAACAGCACATGGTCGACGTCGTCGGGCTGCACCCGCGCTCCGCGTACACCTTCTCCGTCCGGGCCGAGGACACCGACGGCACACTCGGACCGCTCAGTGCGAAGGTGGCCGTCACCACCCCGGCCGCCGTGGCCGAGGACCGGTCCGCCCCGACCCGACCGGGAGCGCTGCGCGGCCGGGCGGACGGCGGCCGGGCGGCTTCGCTGACGTGGGGCGCGTCGAAGGACGACAAGGGCGTCGCCTCCTACGACATCTACCAGGGCGCGTCCAAGATTCACAGCGTCGGCGGGGGCGAGACCCATGCGCTGATCACCGGGCTGCGGCCGAGCACCGCCTATTCGTTCACCGTGAAGGCGCGCGACGCCGCCGACAACACCTCCCCTGCGGGCCCGGCCCTCAGGCTCACCACCGCGAAGGGCTCCGCCGAGGGCCCCGGCACCGCCCCCACCGACTTCCGCGCCACGTCCCGCCAGGCAGGCGGCGCGTACTACATCGACCTGTCGTGGACACCGCCGCGCACGGGCGGCACCGTGCCCGCGTACCGCATCTACCTCGACGGCCGTCAGGCCACCACGCTCGTCTGGGGCGACGCCCCGCCCAAGGGCACGGCGCGGAACAGTTTCTACGTGGGCAAGGAGGCCGGAGTCCGGCACCGGGTGCGGATCCGGGCCCAGCTGCCCGACGGGACGTGGGGCGCCTACTCCGCCGAACGGAGCGTCACCACCGGGTCCTGA
- a CDS encoding Gfo/Idh/MocA family protein, giving the protein MSSGPVGVAVVGAGVISKEYLRTLSAFPDLRVVGVADLDADRATAVAREHGVPVAGDVATVLAVPEVELVVNLTVPAAHAQVATQALLAGKHVYGEKPIALAPGEAEKVLAQAAEQGLLVGNAPDTFLGAGLQSALRAVGAGHIGEPVAATTTVQGLGPERWHPDPAFFYQPGAGPLFDLGPYYLTALVALFGGVSRVAASATRAREERVVGSGPKAGQVIPVAVPTHVSALVELASGVRATSVFSFDSALPRIQFEVTGTEGVLAVPDPNTFRGPLKVRANEADDWRDLPVSGRTDGRGLGVLDLARAIRRGGAPRASGALALHVLQTMTAITHSAEHAEFTRIATCPTPPPPVPADWDPGAATLG; this is encoded by the coding sequence GTGAGTTCGGGGCCGGTCGGTGTCGCCGTCGTCGGAGCGGGCGTCATCAGCAAGGAGTATCTGCGGACGCTGTCCGCCTTTCCCGATCTGCGGGTGGTGGGTGTCGCCGACCTCGACGCGGACCGCGCCACGGCCGTCGCGCGCGAACACGGCGTGCCGGTCGCCGGCGACGTGGCGACGGTGCTCGCCGTTCCCGAGGTCGAGCTCGTCGTGAACCTCACGGTGCCGGCCGCCCACGCGCAGGTCGCGACGCAGGCGCTGCTGGCCGGGAAGCACGTGTACGGCGAGAAGCCGATCGCCCTGGCCCCCGGCGAGGCCGAGAAGGTGCTCGCCCAGGCGGCGGAACAGGGCCTCCTTGTGGGAAACGCGCCGGACACGTTCCTCGGCGCGGGGCTCCAGTCGGCGCTGCGGGCCGTCGGGGCGGGGCACATCGGCGAGCCGGTGGCGGCGACGACGACGGTGCAGGGCCTCGGGCCGGAGCGCTGGCACCCCGATCCGGCGTTCTTCTACCAGCCCGGCGCGGGACCGCTGTTCGACCTCGGGCCGTACTACCTGACGGCGCTGGTGGCGCTGTTCGGCGGGGTGTCGCGCGTGGCCGCCTCTGCGACACGCGCGCGCGAGGAGCGGGTCGTCGGGTCGGGTCCCAAAGCGGGGCAGGTGATCCCGGTGGCGGTGCCGACGCATGTGTCGGCGCTCGTCGAGCTCGCGTCGGGGGTGCGGGCGACGTCGGTGTTCAGCTTCGACTCGGCGCTGCCGCGTATCCAGTTCGAGGTCACCGGCACGGAGGGCGTCCTCGCGGTGCCGGACCCCAACACCTTCCGCGGGCCGCTGAAGGTGCGGGCCAACGAGGCGGACGACTGGCGCGACCTGCCGGTCTCGGGGCGCACCGACGGGCGCGGGCTCGGCGTACTCGACCTGGCGCGGGCGATCCGCCGGGGCGGTGCGCCACGTGCGTCGGGAGCACTGGCCCTGCACGTCCTGCAGACGATGACGGCGATCACGCACTCGGCCGAGCACGCCGAGTTCACCCGGATCGCCACCTGCCCGACGCCACCACCGCCCGTGCCGGCGGACTGGGACCCGGGGGCGGCGACCCTCGGCTAG
- a CDS encoding PadR family transcriptional regulator, producing MSLPHAILTALLEKPSSGLELTRRFDKSIGYFWSATHQQIYRELGRLEREGYIRALPAPTPARGQKKEYEVLPEGRAELARWTAASQDPKPLRDPLLLRLRAAAVVGTDGIEADLRRHLDLHRRQLAQYEEIEKRDFPPGLDSVEARLQHVVLRAGIDLETFWARWLEQTLDELGLDPS from the coding sequence ATGTCACTCCCGCACGCGATCCTCACGGCCCTCCTGGAGAAGCCGTCGTCGGGCCTCGAACTGACGCGCCGCTTCGACAAGTCGATCGGCTACTTCTGGTCGGCCACGCACCAGCAGATCTACCGCGAGCTGGGCCGCCTGGAACGCGAGGGGTACATCAGGGCCCTGCCCGCGCCGACACCCGCGCGCGGCCAGAAGAAGGAGTACGAGGTCCTGCCCGAGGGCCGCGCCGAACTGGCCCGCTGGACCGCCGCGAGCCAGGACCCCAAGCCGCTGCGCGACCCGCTGCTCCTGCGCCTGCGCGCCGCCGCCGTCGTCGGCACCGACGGCATCGAGGCCGACCTGCGCCGCCATCTCGACCTGCACCGGCGGCAGTTGGCGCAGTACGAGGAGATCGAGAAGCGGGACTTCCCGCCCGGCCTCGACTCCGTGGAGGCCCGCCTGCAACATGTCGTGCTGCGCGCGGGCATCGACCTGGAGACGTTCTGGGCGCGCTGGCTCGAACAGACCCTGGACGAACTCGGCCTCGACCCGTCCTAG
- a CDS encoding NADPH-dependent 2,4-dienoyl-CoA reductase, giving the protein MSRYPHLLTPLDLGFTTLPNRVLMGSMHVGLEEAENGFARMAEFYATRARGGVGLMVTGGIAPNEAGRPWAGGAKLTTEAEADEHRQVTDAVHAAGGKIAMQILHFGRYAYHEDLVAPSPLQAPISPFPPHELTDAEIEQTVEDFARAAELAQRAGYDGVEIMGSEGYLINEFIVAATNRRTDRWGGSYENRIRFPVEIVRRVRERVGTDFILIYRLSMIDLVPGGSTLEEVVRLAKEIEAAGATIINTGIGWHEARIPTIATSVPRGAYTFVTKKVMGEVSIPLVTTNRINTPEIAEELLADGCADMVSLARPLLADPDFVAKARAERSETINTCIGCNQACLDHTFSGKITSCLVNPRACHETELVLAPTRLRKRVAVVGAGPAGLACAVSAAERGHAVTLFDAASEVGGQLNVARKVPGKEEFDETLRYYRAQLELHGVDVRLNTPVTAADLTPDAYDEVVVATGVTPRTPEIPGLDHPSVVGYLDVLRDGAPVGERVAIVGAGGIGFDVAEYLTDSGDKASQDPATYFRQWGVDMDYRDRGGLAKPDRPTPPRAVHLLQRKTSKVGAGLGKTTGWIHRTELRHRGVTMVAGATYDRIDDAGLHVTVDGNSTVIPVDTVVLCTGQDPARGLYDDLLAAGRAAHLIGGADVAAELDAKRAIRQGTELAAAL; this is encoded by the coding sequence ATGAGCCGATACCCGCACCTGCTCACCCCGCTCGACCTCGGATTCACCACGCTGCCCAACCGGGTCCTGATGGGCTCCATGCACGTGGGACTCGAGGAGGCGGAGAACGGCTTCGCGCGCATGGCGGAGTTCTACGCAACCCGCGCCCGCGGCGGCGTCGGCCTCATGGTCACCGGCGGCATCGCCCCCAACGAGGCCGGACGCCCCTGGGCCGGCGGCGCGAAGCTGACCACCGAGGCGGAGGCCGACGAGCACCGCCAGGTCACCGACGCGGTGCACGCGGCGGGCGGGAAGATCGCGATGCAGATCCTCCACTTCGGCCGCTACGCCTACCATGAGGACCTCGTCGCCCCGAGCCCGCTCCAGGCGCCGATCAGCCCCTTCCCGCCGCACGAACTCACCGACGCCGAGATCGAGCAGACCGTCGAGGACTTCGCGCGCGCCGCCGAACTCGCACAGCGGGCGGGCTACGACGGCGTGGAGATCATGGGCTCCGAGGGCTACCTCATCAACGAGTTCATCGTCGCCGCCACGAACCGGCGCACGGACCGCTGGGGCGGCTCGTACGAGAACCGCATCCGCTTCCCCGTCGAGATCGTCCGCCGCGTCCGCGAGCGCGTCGGCACCGACTTCATCCTCATCTACCGGCTCTCGATGATCGACCTCGTGCCCGGCGGTTCCACCCTCGAAGAGGTCGTGCGGCTCGCCAAGGAGATCGAGGCCGCCGGCGCCACCATCATCAACACCGGCATCGGCTGGCACGAGGCCCGCATCCCGACCATCGCGACGTCGGTGCCGCGCGGCGCGTACACCTTCGTCACCAAGAAGGTCATGGGCGAGGTCTCCATACCGCTCGTCACCACGAACCGCATCAACACCCCTGAGATCGCGGAGGAGTTGCTCGCCGACGGCTGCGCCGACATGGTGTCCCTCGCCCGGCCCCTGCTCGCCGACCCGGACTTCGTGGCCAAGGCCCGGGCAGAGCGCTCGGAGACCATCAACACCTGCATCGGCTGCAACCAGGCATGCCTGGACCACACCTTCAGCGGCAAGATCACCTCCTGCCTCGTCAACCCGCGCGCCTGCCACGAGACCGAACTCGTCCTCGCGCCCACCCGCCTGCGCAAGCGCGTCGCCGTCGTCGGAGCGGGCCCCGCGGGTCTCGCCTGCGCGGTCTCCGCCGCCGAGCGCGGCCACGCCGTCACCCTCTTCGACGCCGCGTCCGAGGTCGGCGGCCAGCTCAACGTCGCCCGCAAGGTCCCCGGCAAGGAGGAGTTCGACGAGACGCTGCGCTACTACCGCGCACAGCTCGAACTGCACGGCGTGGACGTCCGGTTGAACACCCCCGTCACCGCCGCCGACCTCACCCCGGACGCGTACGACGAGGTGGTCGTCGCCACCGGCGTCACCCCCCGCACCCCCGAGATCCCCGGGCTCGACCACCCCAGCGTCGTCGGCTACCTCGACGTCCTGCGCGACGGTGCGCCCGTCGGGGAGCGCGTCGCGATCGTCGGCGCGGGCGGCATCGGCTTCGACGTCGCCGAGTACCTCACCGACAGTGGCGACAAGGCCAGCCAGGACCCCGCCACGTACTTCCGGCAGTGGGGCGTCGACATGGACTACCGCGACCGCGGAGGCCTCGCGAAGCCCGACCGGCCCACCCCGCCGCGCGCCGTCCACCTCCTCCAGCGCAAGACCTCGAAGGTCGGCGCCGGACTCGGCAAGACCACCGGCTGGATCCACCGCACCGAGCTGCGCCACCGTGGCGTCACCATGGTCGCGGGCGCCACCTACGACCGCATCGACGACGCGGGCCTGCACGTCACCGTCGACGGCAACTCCACCGTCATCCCCGTCGACACCGTCGTGCTGTGCACCGGCCAGGACCCGGCCCGAGGCCTGTACGACGACCTGCTCGCCGCGGGCCGCGCGGCGCACCTGATCGGCGGCGCCGACGTGGCCGCCGAGCTGGACGCCAAGCGCGCCATCCGCCAGGGCACCGAGCTGGCCGCGGCGCTGTGA
- a CDS encoding MarR family winged helix-turn-helix transcriptional regulator: protein MQRAAGRGQHVTDRETAVETIQREMTSFARRARAMAGRMHPELSLVSYTLLSHLDEKGGCRATDLATHYALDKSTVSRQVSALERAGLVMRRVDPDDHRVQVLHPTEAGADILAQVTVSRRQAFRERVADWPEEDLVRFADYLLRYNAQVQEDA from the coding sequence ATGCAACGAGCAGCGGGGAGAGGACAGCACGTGACAGACCGAGAGACGGCCGTCGAGACCATTCAGCGCGAGATGACGTCGTTCGCGCGGCGTGCCAGAGCGATGGCCGGACGGATGCACCCCGAGCTGTCGCTCGTGTCGTACACCCTGCTCAGCCACCTGGACGAGAAGGGCGGCTGCCGGGCGACGGACCTCGCCACGCACTACGCCCTCGACAAGTCGACGGTGAGCCGGCAGGTGTCCGCGCTGGAGCGGGCCGGGCTCGTGATGCGCCGGGTGGACCCGGACGACCACCGCGTCCAGGTCCTCCATCCGACCGAGGCGGGCGCCGACATCCTCGCCCAGGTCACCGTCAGCCGCCGTCAGGCGTTCCGGGAGCGGGTGGCGGACTGGCCCGAGGAGGATCTCGTCCGCTTCGCGGACTATCTGCTGCGTTACAACGCGCAGGTCCAGGAAGACGCCTGA
- a CDS encoding GNAT family N-acetyltransferase: protein MSVPAAATAHPLDNPAYASLTGPHAHFAERRGRVVRYPLDVSPWLALPDEPGPGDWADLAALAGPGETVPLPGMRTAPPEGWELTMSMDGVQLVGDGVAAAPDAEAVLLGAADVPEMLDLVARTQPGPFLPRTVELGTYLGIRRQGALVAMAGERLHPPGWTEISAVCTDLDHRGQGLAARLVLAVAAGIKDRGETPFLHTAARNTNAIRLYESLGFRLRRTTKFMAARAPEFDHAAAR from the coding sequence ATGTCCGTCCCGGCCGCCGCCACCGCCCACCCGCTCGACAACCCCGCGTACGCCTCCCTCACCGGCCCGCACGCTCACTTCGCCGAACGGCGGGGCCGGGTCGTGCGGTACCCCCTCGACGTGTCGCCGTGGCTCGCGCTGCCGGACGAGCCGGGTCCCGGGGACTGGGCGGATCTCGCGGCGCTGGCCGGGCCGGGCGAGACCGTCCCGCTGCCCGGGATGCGCACGGCGCCGCCCGAGGGCTGGGAACTCACGATGAGCATGGACGGGGTGCAGCTCGTCGGCGACGGCGTGGCCGCGGCGCCGGACGCGGAGGCGGTGCTGCTCGGCGCGGCCGACGTGCCCGAGATGCTGGACCTGGTCGCGCGCACCCAGCCGGGGCCGTTCCTGCCCCGTACCGTCGAACTCGGCACCTATCTCGGGATCCGCAGGCAGGGCGCGCTCGTGGCGATGGCGGGGGAGCGGCTGCACCCGCCGGGCTGGACGGAGATCAGCGCCGTGTGCACCGACCTGGACCATCGTGGCCAGGGGCTCGCGGCCCGCCTCGTCCTGGCCGTGGCGGCGGGGATCAAGGACCGCGGCGAGACCCCGTTCCTGCACACGGCGGCGCGCAACACGAACGCCATCAGGCTCTACGAGTCCCTGGGCTTCCGGCTGCGGCGCACCACGAAGTTCATGGCGGCCCGGGCCCCGGAGTTCGACCACGCCGCCGCCCGCTGA
- the def gene encoding peptide deformylase, whose protein sequence is MPSVPLSDRVEELLAGEHPLPVVEAGAPVLRSPAQTYDGQLEPALLERLIAAMRASMHAAPGVGLAAPQIGVPLRIAVVEDAAEVPEEVRVARGRVPQPFRVLINPSYVPVGAHRAAFFEGCLSVPGLQAVVSRHQRVRLRGLDERGHTVDEEFTGWPARIVQHETDHLHGTLYLDRAELRSLSTRNAMAERWTQPTAELAAGALGFSLP, encoded by the coding sequence ATGCCCTCCGTACCCCTGAGTGACCGCGTCGAGGAACTGCTCGCGGGCGAGCACCCGTTGCCGGTCGTGGAGGCGGGCGCCCCCGTGCTCCGGTCCCCCGCGCAGACCTACGACGGTCAGCTCGAACCCGCGCTCCTGGAGCGGCTGATCGCCGCGATGCGCGCGTCGATGCACGCCGCTCCCGGCGTCGGTCTCGCCGCACCGCAGATCGGGGTCCCGCTGCGGATCGCCGTCGTCGAGGACGCGGCGGAGGTCCCGGAGGAGGTGCGGGTGGCGCGCGGCCGGGTGCCGCAGCCGTTCCGTGTCCTGATCAACCCGTCGTACGTGCCCGTGGGAGCGCACCGCGCCGCGTTCTTCGAGGGCTGCCTGAGCGTGCCGGGCTTGCAGGCCGTGGTCTCCCGGCATCAGCGGGTGCGGCTGCGTGGGCTCGACGAGCGGGGCCACACCGTGGACGAGGAGTTCACGGGGTGGCCCGCCCGGATCGTGCAGCACGAGACGGATCACCTGCACGGAACGCTTTATCTCGACCGGGCGGAACTGCGCTCGCTGTCCACCCGGAACGCGATGGCCGAGCGCTGGACACAGCCCACCGCGGAGCTGGCCGCGGGCGCGCTCGGCTTCTCGCTTCCCTGA
- a CDS encoding VOC family protein — protein MAARPEGAPIWADAMFPDLEAAKRFYGELLGWTFEEGQEEFGNYTQAKSDGKRVGALSPQMPGMEGTPPSWNLYLATPDVKATAARVKEAGGTVLMEPMEVGEFGSMVSVQDPAGVFFSLWQPGTHDGFEKVGEPGSYAWAEVTTRDTGKTDGFFEAAFPYEVQKMADENVDFNIWQLDGQPQLGRFKMTEDFPPQVPSYVNIYFAVDDCDAAVATVTRLGGKLHYGPMDTPFGRFAAVTDPQGAAFSVIDLSTTEGEMPDLT, from the coding sequence ATGGCCGCACGACCGGAGGGCGCGCCCATCTGGGCCGACGCCATGTTCCCCGACCTGGAAGCCGCCAAGCGCTTCTACGGCGAGCTTCTCGGCTGGACGTTCGAGGAGGGCCAGGAGGAGTTCGGCAACTACACGCAGGCGAAGTCGGACGGCAAGCGGGTCGGCGCGCTCTCGCCGCAGATGCCGGGCATGGAGGGCACTCCGCCGTCCTGGAACCTGTACCTGGCCACGCCCGACGTCAAGGCCACGGCGGCCCGCGTCAAGGAGGCCGGCGGCACCGTGCTGATGGAGCCCATGGAGGTCGGCGAGTTCGGCTCGATGGTCAGTGTCCAGGACCCGGCCGGCGTCTTCTTCAGCCTCTGGCAGCCGGGTACGCACGACGGGTTCGAGAAGGTGGGTGAGCCCGGTTCGTACGCCTGGGCCGAGGTGACCACGCGTGACACCGGGAAGACGGACGGGTTCTTCGAGGCCGCGTTCCCGTACGAGGTCCAGAAGATGGCCGACGAGAACGTCGACTTCAACATCTGGCAGCTCGACGGGCAGCCCCAGCTCGGCCGCTTCAAAATGACCGAGGACTTCCCGCCGCAGGTCCCGTCGTACGTCAACATCTACTTCGCGGTCGACGACTGCGACGCGGCGGTCGCCACGGTGACCAGGCTCGGCGGCAAGCTCCACTACGGCCCGATGGACACCCCGTTCGGCCGTTTCGCGGCGGTGACGGACCCGCAGGGTGCCGCGTTCTCGGTGATCGACCTGAGCACGACCGAGGGCGAGATGCCCGACCTCACCTGA
- a CDS encoding NAD-dependent epimerase/dehydratase family protein, whose product MRVLVTGGAGFIGSAVVDTLSARGHEAVVLDVRPPDPDEQRPWVVADVRDPVAVESALAGVDAVCHQAAKVGLGKDFADAPDYVSRNDLGTAVLLAAMASAGVRDLVLAGSMVVYGEGRYECGRHGVVRPGPRAEGDLRAGRFEPACPRCGDALSPGLVGEDAPTDPRNVYATTKLAQEHLASAWARATGGRAVSLRYHNVYGPGMPRDTPYAGVASFFRSALARGEAPRVFEDGRQRRDFVHVHDVAAANALALEAMGDRPSDSCVAYNTGSGDPHTVGEMAHALAAAYGGPMPVVTGEYRLGDVRHITADPARLRAELGWRAEVGFEEGMTEFAKAELA is encoded by the coding sequence ATGCGTGTACTGGTCACCGGCGGTGCCGGGTTCATCGGGTCCGCGGTCGTGGACACTCTCTCCGCACGAGGACATGAGGCCGTCGTGCTCGACGTCCGGCCGCCCGACCCGGACGAACAGCGGCCCTGGGTCGTCGCCGACGTACGCGACCCCGTCGCCGTGGAGTCGGCCCTCGCCGGCGTCGACGCGGTGTGCCATCAGGCGGCGAAGGTCGGCCTCGGCAAGGACTTCGCCGACGCGCCCGACTACGTCTCCCGCAACGACCTCGGCACGGCCGTGCTGCTCGCCGCGATGGCCTCGGCGGGGGTACGGGATCTGGTGCTCGCCGGGTCGATGGTCGTGTACGGGGAGGGGCGTTACGAGTGCGGGCGTCACGGAGTGGTGCGCCCGGGACCGCGTGCCGAGGGCGACCTGCGGGCGGGCCGCTTCGAGCCCGCGTGCCCGCGGTGCGGCGACGCGCTGAGCCCCGGCCTCGTCGGCGAGGACGCCCCCACGGACCCGCGCAACGTGTACGCGACGACGAAGCTCGCCCAGGAACATCTGGCGTCCGCCTGGGCGCGGGCCACCGGGGGCCGGGCGGTGTCGCTGCGCTACCACAACGTGTACGGGCCGGGGATGCCGCGCGACACCCCGTACGCGGGCGTCGCGTCGTTCTTCCGGTCGGCGCTGGCCCGGGGCGAGGCCCCGCGCGTCTTCGAGGACGGCCGCCAGCGGCGGGACTTCGTGCACGTGCACGACGTGGCCGCGGCGAACGCGCTCGCCCTCGAGGCCATGGGCGACCGGCCCTCCGACTCGTGCGTCGCGTACAACACGGGCAGCGGGGATCCCCACACGGTGGGCGAGATGGCCCACGCACTCGCCGCCGCGTACGGCGGGCCGATGCCCGTCGTGACGGGCGAGTACCGGCTCGGCGACGTACGGCACATCACGGCGGACCCGGCGCGGCTCAGGGCCGAGCTCGGGTGGCGCGCCGAGGTGGGGTTCGAGGAGGGGATGACGGAGTTCGCCAAGGCGGAGCTTGCGTGA